Within the Enterococcus hirae ATCC 9790 genome, the region AAACATTTTGCAGTAATCGGTACTGCTCGTAGACCTTGGAGCGATGAGCATTATCGTGAAGTGGTCGCTTCGACGATCCAGTCCTTGAATCCGACTGAAGAAGAAGCAAAAGAATTTGCTAGTCATTTCTACTATCAATCACATGATGTAAATGATTCTACCCACTACAATACTTTAAAAGACCTAGCTGACCGCTTAGATGAAACCTACCAATTAGCTGGCAATCGCATCTATTATTTAGCCATGTCTCCAGAATTTTTCGGTACGATCGTTTCTCATCTTAAATCGCAACATATCGTTACTGAAAATGGTTATAATCGCTTGATCATCGAAAAACCATTTGGTTCAGATTATCAATCTGCATTCGAGCTGAATGAAAAGATCCGTCAAGTCTTCCCTGAACAAGATATCTTTAGGATTGATCATTATTTAGGTAAAGAAATGATCCAAAATATCTCAGCAATTCGTTTTGCTAATAACATTTTTGAATCACAATGGAACAATCGCTATATCGATAATATTCAGATTACATTCGGTGAAGCTTTAGGTGTTGAAGATCGTGGTGGCTACTATGATCACAGTGGTGCTTTAAAAGATATGGTCCAAAACCACATTCTACAAGTACTAGCACTTTTAGCGATGGAACCTCCTGTCGCCTTTTCTGAAAAAGAAATTCGTGCAGAAAAAATCAAGGCACTGAAAGCTGTGCGAATCTATGAAAAATCTGAAGCATTAAAAAACTTTATCCGTGGGCAATATGCACCTGGTGAGTTAGATGGTAATACATTTAAAGGCTATCGTGAAGAAGATAAAGTAGATCCTGAATCTACTACCGAAACTTTTGTAGCTGGGAAGTTTGTCATTGACAATTTCCGCTGGTCAGGTGTTCCCTTTTATGTGCGCACTGGGAAACGTTTGACAGAAAAAGGAACTCGGATCAATATCGTCTTTAAACAAGTCCCAGTCAATGTTTTTAAAACTTCGGTCGAAGATGAACCTTGTGAAGATAGGACATTACCACCAAATGTTTTAACGATTTATATCCAACCAACGGAAGGTTTCTCTTTAACAT harbors:
- the zwf gene encoding glucose-6-phosphate dehydrogenase; the encoded protein is MANEKNVLFTIFGGTGDLAQRKLYPSLFRLYKKGNLGKHFAVIGTARRPWSDEHYREVVASTIQSLNPTEEEAKEFASHFYYQSHDVNDSTHYNTLKDLADRLDETYQLAGNRIYYLAMSPEFFGTIVSHLKSQHIVTENGYNRLIIEKPFGSDYQSAFELNEKIRQVFPEQDIFRIDHYLGKEMIQNISAIRFANNIFESQWNNRYIDNIQITFGEALGVEDRGGYYDHSGALKDMVQNHILQVLALLAMEPPVAFSEKEIRAEKIKALKAVRIYEKSEALKNFIRGQYAPGELDGNTFKGYREEDKVDPESTTETFVAGKFVIDNFRWSGVPFYVRTGKRLTEKGTRINIVFKQVPVNVFKTSVEDEPCEDRTLPPNVLTIYIQPTEGFSLTLNGKEVGQGFNTEFRRLEYRNSAEMVENSPEAYEKLLLDALKGDGTNFSHWEEVAQSWHIVDVIRKAWDQVEPDFPNYKAGTMGPEGAFELLEKDGFEWIWQPDDWYRDRGKLED